The following are from one region of the Hemitrygon akajei chromosome 6, sHemAka1.3, whole genome shotgun sequence genome:
- the LOC140729153 gene encoding uncharacterized protein, with protein sequence MIPFINSSERYLHLDIWMTAEVCALLRTCDSAFRAGDKAALTTAWAKLSPAIRGAKRAHALRIHSHFQDSGNTQRMWKGIQDITNYRTTSPDCAGDASLPDALNNFYARFEAENDVAVRKSTPTTNDQMLCLSVADVRRTLCRVNPRKAAGPDNIPGRVLRGCADQLADVLIDIFNISLSSATIPMCFKVATIVPVPKKSSVSCRNDYRPVALTSIIMKCFERLVMRHIKTLLPPSLDPL encoded by the coding sequence AAAGATATTTACATTTGGATAtttggatgaccgcggaggtgtgTGCGCTACTGAGGACttgtgactccgccttcagagccgGCGACAAGGCAGCCTTAACAACAGCATGGGCCAAACTGTCCccagccatcagaggggcaaagcgtgcacatgccctgcgaatccacagccacttccaggataGTGGCAACAcgcagcgcatgtggaagggcatccaggacatcaccaattacaggacaacatcaccggACTGTGCCGGTGATgcttccctcccagatgcgctgaataacttctacgcccgttttgaggcggaaaatgacgtggcggtgaGGAAGTCTACCCCTACTACAAATGACCAgatgctgtgtctctccgtggctgatgtgagaagaaccctgtgcagggtcaacccacggaaggctgctggaccagacaacattcctggtagagtgctcagaggatgtgcagaccagctagcagatgttctcattgacatcttcaacatctccctgagcagcgccaccattccaatgtgcttcaaggtcgccaccatcgtccctgtgccgaagaagtcttcagtgtcctgccgaaatgactaccgtcccgttgcactcacatccatcatcatgaagtgtttcgagaggcttgtcatgaggcatatcaagaccctgctgcccccctcactggacccactgtag